The genomic stretch ATGGCGGATTCTCTCTCTCTGATCGTCGGCTTAGGTAATCCAGGAACACAATACGAGCTGACCCGTCATAATGCAGGCTTTCTTGCTGTAGATGATTTTGCGGCTCAACAGCATTGCGGGCTTAATAATGAAAAATGGAATGGTCTCTTCTGCTCCGACCGAATAGAGGGACAACGAGTCATCCTTCTCAAACCCCAGACCTTTATGAATAAATCCGGGGAAAGCGTGGCCCGTTTTGTTAATTTCCACCACATCCCCCTCAAGAACATCCTGGTCATCCATGACGACCTTGATCTTGCCCAAGGCAAAATAAAGGTCGCAGCCAAAGGTGGTACTGGTGGGCATAACGGGATTCGTTCCCTGATCCAACATCTCGGCTCCCCTGAATTTTCCCGCCTCAAGATAGGGATAGGACGCCCGGAACGAGATGAAAAGGGACGTGGTGTTCCTGTTGACCGTTATGTGCTGGGCAATTTTACCGATGAAGAGCTCTCTCTCTTTAATAATCGCCTTGCGCTGATGCACGAGGCAATCAACCTCTTTCTTGAACAGGGCGTGGACAAATGCATGAATATGATTAACGGGCGCTGATGAGGGCATAGAAAACGCCCCTTGCTGTCTCCTATTATCCTTGTCCCCCACAACTGAAGAAACGAGTCACATTGTGTATACAGCGATTCCTTACGTTGCTAAACAAGGAAAAATATGTTATAGTGAAAGCTTATTTCCTTACGATCATTTTCAGAGTGTATTCAATTTGTAGTCAGCCGGAGTTGTTATGAATAAAGGCAAGGGGAAAACTATGTTTGCAGCAGGTGATATGGCAGTGTACCCTTCGCATGGCGTCGGTCGAATTGAAGATATTGAGGCACAGACCATCGGCGGCATTGATCAATCATTTTATGTGCTCAGAATTCTTGACAATGACATGACAATCATGATTCCCACCGCAACCAGTGGGAACGTCGGCCTCAGACCTATTATTTCAAAAAACGAAGTAAAAAAAGTCGTTGATATTCTCAAGGATCGCGACATCAAAGTCAGCGCCCAAACGTGGAACAGACGATACCGCGACTACATGGACAAGATAAAAACAGGTTCTGTCTTTGAAGTCGCCGTCGTGCTTCGCGATCTGCTCCTGCTCAAAGGGGACAAGGATCTTTCTTACGGCGAACGCAAGATGATGGATACCGCCAAGAGCCTTCTGGTCAAAGAAATATCCCTTGCCAGAAATGTTGAGGAGGAAAAAGTGGAAAGCCAGATCGATAAAATTTTTGAATGATTTCCTGAGTCGCAGGATCATTTTGCCCTTCTCTCGCACTCATTCACTGCACCGAATCCATTCCCGGGAAAACGGAATGCGCCTTGATCATTATCTGGCTCTCCATTTTCCCGAACATTCTCGTTCCAGCCTCGGAAAACACATACTTTCTTCCCACATCCTGGTGAACGACAGGGCGGTGAAAGCCGGATACCGTGTACACCCTGGCGATGTGGTTCAGGTGGACCTCCCCCCGCTGACTGATGATAACCAACCCCAGGCCCAGCCGGTAGATTTTGAAGTGCTCCATGAAGACCCGAGCCTAGTTGTGATCAATAAGCCACCGGGTCTGGTTGTCCACCCTGCTGCCGGACATGCTGACCAAACCTTGGTCAACGGCTTGCTCCACCGTTACGCGGACATGACAGCTCTTGAAGGCGGCAGACCGGGTATCGTCCACCGATTGGATAAAGATACCTCCGGGATTATGCTGGTTGCCAGGACAGAGAAGGTCCAGGCCATGTTGTCGGCGGCCTTTAAGGAACGCAAGGTCCGCAAAACCTACCATGCCCTGCTCCTCCGCTCCCCTGCTAAGCTCATCGGACGTCTCGCTGCGCCCATCGGGAGACATCCGGTTCATCGCAAAAAGATGACCATTCGCCCGGATGGGCGTTATGCGGCAACTGTCTGGGAAATCCAGGAAACCTTTCCCAACGGCTTCTGCTTTGCAGAGATAGGCATAGAGACAGGTCGCACCCATCAAATCAGAGTCCACATGTCTTCTTTGAATGCCCCGGTGGCAGGCGATACCCTGTACGGTGGCAAGCTGGATAAAAAATCAGAAGTAAGAGCAGAACGACAGCTCCTGCACGCCTCAACCCTTGCCTTTACCCACCCGACAACCGGTAAGGAATGTCGTTTCACAGCCCCCTTATGGCCGGATATGGAACAGGTGCTCAGACAATTACGGGAACATGCAGACTGAGCAGCAGGTTGAACGACCTGTCATCGGGATCACCGGTGGGATCGGATCAGGAAAAAGCAGGGTTTGTACCTTTCTCTCTGAGCAATACAAGTTCCCGCTGCTGAACCTTGATATAATTTGCCGAGACCTCCTTCAACCACAGAAAGCCGGTTGGCAGGCCCTACGGGCTTTCCTGCCTGATGCCTACTTCACCCAAAACAACGAACTCGACCGACAGTTTTTTCGCCGACAGCTTTTTACAGATTCCGCGTTACGCAACCAGGTTGATACGGTGCTCCACCCCCTTGCCCGCCAAGCAATGGAACAGCAAGTCGCCAGCCTTATCGCTGACGCTGGTCTTGACGGCCCGATTTTGGTCGAGATCCCCCTACTTTTTGAAGCGGGTTGGCAAAAGAGTGTGGACATAATTATCGTTATCTATGCAGATACGGCTGTACGCGTACAACGTATTATGCAACGGGACAGAGTAAATGAAGAGCAGGCAAAAAAGGCTGTCGCAGCCCAGCAATGCCTCCGTGAAAAGGCCGCATCTGCGGATCATGTCATTGACAACTCCGGTCCGTGGGAGCAAACCTGCTCACAGGCACAAGAACTGGTTGCTTCTGACGTTTTTTAATGAACCCATGATTTTTTTTTGAAGTTTTTTCATGAATTCCGCACAAAACATATTGACAACCCTACTGAAAACCAATATTCTGACAAAAAATATTTTTATATTTTTCCAGCTAACTTTTCCTCAATATCCGTATTTTCGACAAAGATCATCAGGGCGGCGTACCCACCTGTTATTTTATATAAGCAATTCGTAGTAACGTAGTAACATAGGCAGCAGCATTTCCTCTTGACTCAATCTCTGCCTTATAGAGAGATTATCAACAGTCATGTTTCGGACTCACCCAGCCTGTTTCATTCTATAAAAATATTCTATAAAAAAATAAGCCGGTTGATACAAAGTTACTCTCAGTGGTTTCCAAGCGTTATTGTTTTTCTGCTCAACGGGAAAACATATCCTACCCGGATAAGTCGATACTCTCCGAGAAACAAATTGTGCAGCCCAATATCCACCCCCGTCACCAGATATAACCGCTGAATGCAATATATTATGTTCAGCGCAAGACATTCCTTACACATCTTAACACACTACCCCGAACCCCGAGGAGGAAGGATCCGCTGATGAATCCTACTGAGTTGAAAAATAAGAACATCAAAGAACTTGTCGCACTGGCAGCATCTTTAAAAATTGAAGGATACAGCTCCTTGCGAAAACAGGAGCTCATCTTCGCCATTCTCAAATCGCAGGCCGATGAGGACGGCAAACTTCGCGGCAGCGGTGTCCTTGACGTGTTGCAGGATGGATTCGGCTTCCTCAGAGCACCAGACTATAACTATCTGCCTGGCCCTGATGATATCTATGTCTCACCTTCCCAGATTCGGCGACTCAACCTGCGAACAGGTGATACAATTGAAGGGGAAGTCAGAGCGCCCAAGGAAAATGAGCGCTATTTCGCTCTCCTGAAAGTTGACAGGGTGAATTACGAAGATCCCGAGGCTTCGAATAATAAGACCCTATTTGTCAACCTGACCCCCCTGCACCCTGAGGAGCGGATCAATCTTGAAGATGAGCCGGATAATTTTTCTACCAGGGTGATGAATATTGCCTCTCCGCTGGGTAAAGGGCAACGCGGCCTGATTGTCGCCCCGCCTCGTACCGGTAAAACGGTTCTTATGCAGCATATCGCCCAGGCCATTGTCAAAAATCATAAAGAGATCATTCCGATTGTCCTTCTGATTGACGAACGCCCGGAAGAAGTCACGGATATGAAGCGAAGCGTCAATGCAGAGGTGGTCAGCTCCACCTTTGACGAACCGCCCCAGCGTCATATCCAAGTAGCTGAGATGGTTATCGAAAAGGCGAGAAGGCTGGTAGAGCATAAAAAAGACGTTGTGATCCTGCTGGATTCTATCACTCGACTTGCCCGTGCATATAATACGGTCACGCCTGCCTCTGGCAAAATCCTCTCCGGCGGTGTTGAAGCCAATGCCCTGCATCGTCCAAAACGCTTCTTCGGCGCAGCCCGTAATATCGAGGAAGGCGGCAGTTTGACCATCCTTGCCACCGCTCTGATCGAAACCGGCAGCCGGATGGATGATGTTATTTTCGAGGAATTCAAGGGAACCGGCAACATGGAAATTGTTCTGGATCGCAAGATGTCTGACCGGCGTATTTATCCGGCCATCAATATCCAGAAATCCGGCACCCGAAAAGAAGATCTGCTTCTGTCACCGGAAGAACTGGGCCGCATGTGGGTACTGCGCAAACTGCTTTCGTCCATGAATCCGGCTGATGCCATGGAATTCCTTCTCGGCAAAATGGAGCAGACCAAGACCAATGCTGAATTCTTTGCTTCAATGAACCGCTGATCCCTGCTCGCTTGGGTATAACGCGTTTCCTGTCCACAAAAAAGCCTTTTAAGGAATTTTTCCTTTGTTAAAAAAGCTAAACCGGGTAAAGTGTAAGGTTTTACAACCTGTACAAAACAACTCGCAAATAATAACTCGCTGTTATGCGAATATATTCTCTGGAGGCCGAGAATACAATGAAACCGGACATCCATCCTGAGTATCATAAGATCAAGGCGAAATGCGCCTGCGGTAACGAGGTAGAACTGGGTTCTGTCAATGAGAGCATTGAAGTTGAAATATGCTCCGCCTGCCATCCTTTTTTCACCGGCAAGCAGAAGCTGATTGATACAGCCGGTCGTATTGAAAAATTCAAGAAAAAATACGCCAAGCATCTCGCACAAAAGAGCGCGTAGCCGACCTGTTGTCAAAACCGTGTGGCAGTTCTCTGCCATGCGGTTTTTTTGTTCTTCCGCTCTTTTCCACAGCTTCGTCACTCCTTACCATTAGCCGATTTTTATTCCACAGCACGGGATAAAGACACCTGCCGGATACATCCATGTTTGAAAATCTTGTTGATATTCATGAAAAACTCTCCGC from Candidatus Electrothrix communis encodes the following:
- a CDS encoding RluA family pseudouridine synthase — translated: MRLDHYLALHFPEHSRSSLGKHILSSHILVNDRAVKAGYRVHPGDVVQVDLPPLTDDNQPQAQPVDFEVLHEDPSLVVINKPPGLVVHPAAGHADQTLVNGLLHRYADMTALEGGRPGIVHRLDKDTSGIMLVARTEKVQAMLSAAFKERKVRKTYHALLLRSPAKLIGRLAAPIGRHPVHRKKMTIRPDGRYAATVWEIQETFPNGFCFAEIGIETGRTHQIRVHMSSLNAPVAGDTLYGGKLDKKSEVRAERQLLHASTLAFTHPTTGKECRFTAPLWPDMEQVLRQLREHAD
- a CDS encoding CarD family transcriptional regulator encodes the protein MNKGKGKTMFAAGDMAVYPSHGVGRIEDIEAQTIGGIDQSFYVLRILDNDMTIMIPTATSGNVGLRPIISKNEVKKVVDILKDRDIKVSAQTWNRRYRDYMDKIKTGSVFEVAVVLRDLLLLKGDKDLSYGERKMMDTAKSLLVKEISLARNVEEEKVESQIDKIFE
- the coaE gene encoding dephospho-CoA kinase (Dephospho-CoA kinase (CoaE) performs the final step in coenzyme A biosynthesis.) encodes the protein MQTEQQVERPVIGITGGIGSGKSRVCTFLSEQYKFPLLNLDIICRDLLQPQKAGWQALRAFLPDAYFTQNNELDRQFFRRQLFTDSALRNQVDTVLHPLARQAMEQQVASLIADAGLDGPILVEIPLLFEAGWQKSVDIIIVIYADTAVRVQRIMQRDRVNEEQAKKAVAAQQCLREKAASADHVIDNSGPWEQTCSQAQELVASDVF
- the rpmE gene encoding 50S ribosomal protein L31: MKPDIHPEYHKIKAKCACGNEVELGSVNESIEVEICSACHPFFTGKQKLIDTAGRIEKFKKKYAKHLAQKSA
- the rho gene encoding transcription termination factor Rho, which produces MNPTELKNKNIKELVALAASLKIEGYSSLRKQELIFAILKSQADEDGKLRGSGVLDVLQDGFGFLRAPDYNYLPGPDDIYVSPSQIRRLNLRTGDTIEGEVRAPKENERYFALLKVDRVNYEDPEASNNKTLFVNLTPLHPEERINLEDEPDNFSTRVMNIASPLGKGQRGLIVAPPRTGKTVLMQHIAQAIVKNHKEIIPIVLLIDERPEEVTDMKRSVNAEVVSSTFDEPPQRHIQVAEMVIEKARRLVEHKKDVVILLDSITRLARAYNTVTPASGKILSGGVEANALHRPKRFFGAARNIEEGGSLTILATALIETGSRMDDVIFEEFKGTGNMEIVLDRKMSDRRIYPAINIQKSGTRKEDLLLSPEELGRMWVLRKLLSSMNPADAMEFLLGKMEQTKTNAEFFASMNR
- the pth gene encoding aminoacyl-tRNA hydrolase, which produces MADSLSLIVGLGNPGTQYELTRHNAGFLAVDDFAAQQHCGLNNEKWNGLFCSDRIEGQRVILLKPQTFMNKSGESVARFVNFHHIPLKNILVIHDDLDLAQGKIKVAAKGGTGGHNGIRSLIQHLGSPEFSRLKIGIGRPERDEKGRGVPVDRYVLGNFTDEELSLFNNRLALMHEAINLFLEQGVDKCMNMINGR